The nucleotide sequence GGGAATGGGCGATAATTGGAAAACCTTAGGTAAGATGTTTTCTGAAGAAGAATACGAAGTTCATTTAGTAGATCAACGAAATCACGGTAAAAGTCCGCATAGTGATGATTTTTCTTATGAATTATTAGTAGAAGATTTAAAAGAATATATTGAAGAGCATAAGTTAGAGAAGGTGGTGCTTTTGGGGCATTCTATGGGTGGTAAAACAGCGATGCTTTTCGCAGCAACCTATCCTGAATTGCTAGAGAAACTAATAATCGTAGATATTGCTCCTAAATATTACGAACCTCATCATCAGGAAATTTTAGCAGGATTAACGCTGTTAGAAGATGTCGATCTCTCTTCTCGCCAAGAAGCCTCTAAAATAATTTCTGAATACGTTCCCGATAGACCAACACAGCTTTTTCTTCTGAAGAATTTAGATCGCGAGGGTAAAGGGAACTATGTATTAAAAGTAAACCTTAAAACACTAAAGGAGAAGATTGAAAATATTGGAGCAGGTTTAGAAAAGGATAAAGTTTATAAAGGGGAAACGCTTTTTATAAAAGGAGAAAAATCTAATTACATAAGATTACCTGAAGATGAACAACTTCTTCACAATCATTTTCCTGAAGCTAAAATTGAAACAATTAGTAATGCGGGACATTGGGTTCATGCAGAAAATCAAGAAGACTTCTATAGCGCTATAATGCGATTTATCTAAAAACCACCTATAAATATTATGCATACATAATATTTTTACCTATTTTGTTGTGGGATTTGTAATTTGTGCTAAATTTGAGCATAAGGTTCTCAAACCTGATAAAACTTAATTCTACAATAAATTATGAAGAAACTAGTATTTCTAACCCTTTTTGGGTTGGCAGCTGCAATGACATATGCAGGTGGGTACAGAGTAGGACTTC is from Zunongwangia endophytica and encodes:
- a CDS encoding alpha/beta fold hydrolase, which translates into the protein MKLHTNILGKGKPFIILHGFLGMGDNWKTLGKMFSEEEYEVHLVDQRNHGKSPHSDDFSYELLVEDLKEYIEEHKLEKVVLLGHSMGGKTAMLFAATYPELLEKLIIVDIAPKYYEPHHQEILAGLTLLEDVDLSSRQEASKIISEYVPDRPTQLFLLKNLDREGKGNYVLKVNLKTLKEKIENIGAGLEKDKVYKGETLFIKGEKSNYIRLPEDEQLLHNHFPEAKIETISNAGHWVHAENQEDFYSAIMRFI